From the Terriglobia bacterium genome, the window TTCGATCAGCTTGTCCTCTTCGTACACCTGGATGGTCGCCAGCGCCGCGGCGCAGCCCATGGGATGGCTGTTGTAGGTCAGCCCGCCGTAGAAGACTTTGTCCTGAAAGTGCTGCGCGATGTGATGGCGCATGCCCACGGCGCCCAGCGGAATGTAGCTGCTGGTCAGCCCCTTGGCCATGCACAGCAGATCGGGCACCACGTTCCAGTGGTCCACCGCAAACCATTTGCCGGTGCGCCCGAAGCCGGCCATGACCTCGTCGGCAATCATCAGGATGCCGTATTTGGTGCACAGCTCGCGCACGCCCTGCAGATAGCCGTCCGGCGGGATGAGGATGCCGTTGGTGCCGGTGACCGTCTCCAGGATGAACCCGGCGATGGTGTTGGGCCCTTCGAGCTGGATGGTCTCCTCGAGCATCGCCAGCGACTGTTCCGCCGTGTCCCAGCCGCGCTCGATGCCGTGATACGGATCGAGCACATGAACTACTCCGGGAATGCCCGGCTCGGCCGCCCAGCGCCGCGGGTCCCCGGTAAGCGTGATGCTGCCGGCCGTGGCCCCATGATAGGAGCGGTAACGCGCCAGAATCTTGTGCCGGCCGGTGAAGAAGCGCGCCAGCTTGACCGCGTTCTCGGTGGCTTCGGCCCCGCCGTTGGTGAAAAAGAAAGTATCGATGTCGCCGGGGGTGATCTGCGCCAGCTTGGCTCCCAGCCGCGCGCGCGGCTCCGTGGCCATGAAGGGATTGGCGTAGGCCAGCGTGGCCGCCTGCTCGCTGATGGCCTGGATCACCCGCGGATCGCCGTGCCCGATGTTCAC encodes:
- a CDS encoding aminotransferase class III-fold pyridoxal phosphate-dependent enzyme — encoded protein: MSGEEMIALTKKHTLYEWSAQSKVDPLPVAGAKGVYFWTPEGKRYIDFNSQLMSVNIGHGDPRVIQAISEQAATLAYANPFMATEPRARLGAKLAQITPGDIDTFFFTNGGAEATENAVKLARFFTGRHKILARYRSYHGATAGSITLTGDPRRWAAEPGIPGVVHVLDPYHGIERGWDTAEQSLAMLEETIQLEGPNTIAGFILETVTGTNGILIPPDGYLQGVRELCTKYGILMIADEVMAGFGRTGKWFAVDHWNVVPDLLCMAKGLTSSYIPLGAVGMRHHIAQHFQDKVFYGGLTYNSHPMGCAAALATIQVYEEDKLIENAQKMGAVMKQLHGELAAKHPSVGAVRSIGLFGIVELVRSRRTRQPMAPFNGASEEMAALGRFFRQEGLYTFVRWNTFFTNPPLCITEEELRKAFAIIDRGLEITDKAVTD